From Micromonospora rhizosphaerae, the proteins below share one genomic window:
- a CDS encoding SDR family NAD(P)-dependent oxidoreductase, producing the protein MPAATRTCLVTGAGRGIGRAVAQRLSAEGHRVALTARSTDQLGQVAATLPGPSLVLPADITVASAVDEVFAAVEAEWGAVDVLVANAGSGVSAKLADTTDEMWRGQLDLLLTAPFRCVRRAVPGMVERGFGRVVVVASIAAKRGEPYIAAYTAAKHGVLGLVRAAAAELASSGVTVNAVCPAYVDTPMTDVTVAAIAEKTGRSLAEARAALAARQPIGRLVTPEEVAEAVWLCAVNGAVTGQGINVDGGAVQS; encoded by the coding sequence GTGCCAGCCGCGACGCGTACCTGCCTCGTCACCGGTGCCGGCCGAGGAATCGGCCGCGCCGTGGCGCAGCGACTTTCGGCCGAGGGTCATCGTGTCGCGCTCACCGCGCGCTCCACCGATCAGCTCGGGCAGGTCGCCGCGACGTTGCCCGGGCCGTCGCTCGTGCTTCCCGCCGATATCACGGTGGCCTCCGCCGTTGACGAGGTATTCGCGGCGGTCGAGGCCGAGTGGGGCGCGGTCGACGTGCTGGTCGCCAACGCGGGGTCGGGGGTTTCGGCCAAGCTCGCCGACACCACCGACGAGATGTGGCGGGGTCAGCTTGACCTGCTGCTCACGGCGCCCTTCCGGTGCGTACGCCGGGCGGTACCCGGGATGGTCGAGCGCGGATTCGGTCGCGTGGTCGTGGTCGCCTCGATCGCGGCCAAACGGGGCGAGCCCTACATCGCGGCGTACACAGCCGCGAAGCACGGGGTTCTCGGGCTCGTCCGCGCCGCCGCCGCCGAGTTGGCGAGTAGCGGCGTGACGGTCAACGCGGTGTGTCCGGCGTACGTCGACACGCCCATGACCGATGTTACGGTGGCCGCGATCGCGGAGAAGACGGGCCGTTCGCTGGCGGAGGCCCGCGCGGCGCTCGCCGCCCGGCAGCCCATCGGGCGCCTGGTCACGCCAGAAGAGGTCGCCGAAGCGGTGTGGCTCTGCGCTGTCAACGGGGCGGTGACGGGCCAGGGCATCAACGTGGATGGCGGCGCCGTCCAGTCCTGA
- a CDS encoding thiolase family protein produces the protein MNELRSPVILDAVRTPFGRYRGGLSGIRVDDLAALPIAELVARHPGLDPEHIDDVVYGNTNGAGEENRNVARMAGLLAGLPVTVPGTTVNRLCASGGEALLHGARTVAVGEANLVIAGGVEGMSRAPFVLPKPEDALPRSMELHQTTVGWRMVNPRLPAHWTGSLGGCAERVAAELGIGRDEQDAWALRSHERASAAWETGLHDDYVMAVTAPDGTVVRRDESVRPNTNAAKLAALRPAFASDGTVTAGNSSPINDGALALLVGTRGAAEELGLTPLGRILGSATVAVEPDRFSIAPVPAVERALARAGLGHRDVDVWEINEAFAAMVLSTLRGLPEIDLERVNPNGGAIAIGHPLGASLLRVVADLCRQLRRRGGGVGVACACIGVGQGQAIVVEVQ, from the coding sequence ATGAACGAGCTCAGGTCTCCCGTCATCCTCGACGCCGTCCGCACGCCGTTCGGTCGCTACCGCGGCGGCCTGTCCGGGATCCGCGTCGACGATCTTGCCGCCCTGCCCATCGCGGAACTCGTCGCCCGCCACCCCGGGCTCGACCCCGAACATATCGACGACGTGGTCTACGGCAACACGAACGGCGCGGGCGAGGAAAACCGCAACGTCGCGCGCATGGCGGGGCTGCTCGCCGGTCTCCCGGTCACGGTCCCGGGAACGACGGTCAACCGGCTGTGCGCCAGCGGCGGGGAGGCCCTCTTGCACGGCGCGCGTACCGTCGCGGTCGGCGAGGCCAACCTGGTCATCGCCGGCGGCGTCGAGGGGATGAGCCGTGCGCCGTTCGTCCTGCCAAAGCCGGAGGACGCGCTGCCCCGCAGCATGGAGTTGCACCAGACGACGGTCGGCTGGCGAATGGTCAACCCCCGCCTTCCCGCGCACTGGACCGGCTCCCTTGGCGGGTGCGCGGAGCGGGTCGCCGCCGAGCTCGGCATCGGCCGGGACGAGCAGGACGCGTGGGCGCTGCGTAGTCACGAGCGCGCGAGCGCGGCCTGGGAGACAGGGCTGCACGACGACTACGTCATGGCGGTGACGGCGCCGGACGGCACGGTCGTGCGGCGCGACGAATCGGTACGGCCGAACACGAACGCCGCGAAGCTGGCGGCGTTGCGCCCGGCGTTCGCCTCGGACGGGACGGTGACGGCCGGCAACTCGTCGCCGATAAACGATGGCGCCCTCGCCCTCCTCGTGGGCACACGCGGGGCCGCAGAGGAGTTGGGCCTCACCCCGCTCGGGCGCATCCTCGGCTCGGCGACCGTGGCCGTCGAGCCGGACCGCTTCTCCATCGCCCCCGTGCCCGCCGTCGAGCGCGCGTTGGCGCGAGCCGGTCTCGGGCACCGGGACGTCGACGTGTGGGAGATAAACGAGGCGTTCGCCGCGATGGTGCTCTCGACGCTGCGCGGACTGCCGGAGATCGACCTCGAGCGGGTCAACCCGAACGGGGGCGCGATTGCGATCGGTCACCCGCTCGGGGCGTCGCTCCTGCGGGTCGTCGCCGACCTGTGCCGGCAACTGCGCCGCCGCGGCGGCGGGGTTGGTGTCGCCTGCGCCTGCATCGGAGTCGGCCAGGGTCAGGCCATCGTCGTAGAGGTTCAGTGA
- a CDS encoding enoyl-CoA hydratase-related protein, giving the protein MKVEEFTDVAYEVREEDAVAVITVNRPDRYNAFRGRTVDELINAFKHAWADKRVACVILTGAGDKAFCAGGDVKERAETGSYGETEWGTFEIERLHRIIRDIPKPVIAAVNGVAVGGGHVLHVLCDLTVAAEHARFGQSGPRVGSFDAGFGSAYLARVVGEKRARQIWFLLDLYDAATAERWGLVNQVVPAEQLMEKALEWGRRIGSYSPTALRFLKHSFNADSDHIGGLSHLAFDGLELFAHSEEGMEGAQAFAEKRPPDFSPYR; this is encoded by the coding sequence GTGAAGGTCGAGGAGTTCACCGACGTCGCCTACGAGGTACGCGAGGAGGATGCCGTCGCGGTAATCACGGTCAACCGGCCGGACCGCTATAACGCCTTCCGCGGCCGCACAGTGGACGAGCTGATTAACGCGTTCAAGCACGCCTGGGCGGACAAGCGCGTGGCGTGCGTGATACTCACCGGCGCCGGCGACAAAGCGTTCTGCGCCGGCGGGGACGTCAAGGAGCGCGCGGAGACCGGGTCCTACGGTGAGACCGAGTGGGGCACCTTCGAGATCGAACGGCTACACCGGATCATCCGCGACATCCCAAAGCCGGTGATCGCCGCCGTCAACGGCGTCGCGGTCGGCGGTGGTCACGTGCTGCACGTCCTGTGCGACCTCACCGTCGCGGCCGAGCACGCGCGGTTCGGGCAGAGCGGCCCCCGCGTCGGCTCCTTCGACGCGGGGTTCGGCTCGGCGTACCTCGCCCGCGTCGTCGGCGAGAAGCGAGCGCGGCAGATCTGGTTCCTCCTCGACCTCTACGACGCCGCGACGGCCGAACGGTGGGGACTGGTCAACCAGGTCGTGCCGGCCGAGCAACTCATGGAAAAGGCGCTGGAGTGGGGTCGCCGCATCGGGTCCTACTCCCCCACGGCCCTGAGGTTTCTCAAGCATTCGTTTAACGCCGACAGCGACCACATCGGCGGCCTGTCCCACCTGGCGTTCGACGGACTGGAACTGTTCGCGCACTCCGAGGAGGGTATGGAAGGCGCCCAGGCATTCGCCGAGAAGCGTCCGCCCGACTTCTCGCCGTACCGCTGA